A single region of the Thermoleophilum album genome encodes:
- the rpsL gene encoding 30S ribosomal protein S12, with protein sequence MPTINQLVRKGRERKREKVSTPGLKAGSGTRNRVASPQRRGVCTRVYTVTPKKPNSALRKVARVRLTNGMEVTAYIPGEGHNLQEHSVVLVRGGRVKDLPGVRYKIIRGTLDAAGVSDRKKARSRYGAKAK encoded by the coding sequence ATGCCGACGATCAACCAGCTAGTGCGCAAAGGGCGCGAACGCAAGCGCGAGAAGGTTTCGACCCCGGGCCTCAAGGCGGGTAGCGGCACGCGCAACCGTGTCGCTTCGCCGCAGCGGCGTGGTGTGTGCACGCGTGTGTACACCGTCACGCCGAAGAAGCCGAACTCGGCGCTGCGCAAGGTAGCCCGCGTGCGGTTGACGAACGGCATGGAAGTGACCGCCTACATCCCCGGAGAGGGGCACAACCTCCAGGAGCACTCGGTCGTGCTCGTTCGTGGTGGTCGTGTCAAGGACCTTCCGGGTGTGCGCTACAAGATCATCCGCGGCACGCTCGACGCTGCGGGCGTTTCCGATCGCAAGAAGGCGCGCTCCCGCTACGGGGCTAAGGCCAAGTAA
- a CDS encoding HAD domain-containing protein — MSERRRPLLFVDVDGVISLFGFEANGALPGVPAWVDGVLHVLSRRAGRELVRLSEAFDLVWATGWEEKANEYLPRLLELPWRELPVVRFDGAPRPGGAHWKLNAIERFAGGRPLAWIDDNLDRTCWTWARERPAPTLLVATEPAIGLTPDHTRELLAWAGTLVR; from the coding sequence GTGAGCGAACGCCGCCGACCGCTGTTGTTTGTCGACGTGGACGGCGTCATCAGCCTGTTCGGTTTCGAAGCGAACGGCGCGCTTCCGGGGGTGCCGGCATGGGTCGACGGGGTCCTCCACGTTCTCTCCCGCCGCGCCGGACGCGAGCTCGTGCGCCTGTCCGAGGCTTTCGACCTTGTGTGGGCGACCGGTTGGGAAGAGAAGGCCAACGAGTATCTGCCCCGTCTCCTCGAGCTGCCGTGGCGCGAACTGCCCGTGGTGCGGTTCGACGGCGCGCCGCGACCCGGAGGGGCGCACTGGAAGCTGAACGCGATCGAACGGTTCGCCGGCGGCCGCCCGCTCGCGTGGATCGACGACAACCTCGACCGCACCTGCTGGACCTGGGCGCGCGAACGCCCGGCACCGACGCTGCTCGTCGCGACCGAGCCCGCGATCGGGCTCACGCCCGACCACACTCGCGAGCTGCTCGCTTGGGCAGGCACGCTCGTCCGCTAG
- the rpsG gene encoding 30S ribosomal protein S7, with product MPRRASPPPRPIEPDPVYGSRLVQQLINKVMRDGKKSLAERIVYRALELAAERSGQEPVEALERAIKELTPVLEVRSRRVGGATYQVPVEVPPRRARTLAVRWLVQFARQRREKSMIERLANEILDAQQQQGGAYKRKDDIFRMAQANKAFAHYRW from the coding sequence ATGCCACGCCGCGCTTCGCCCCCGCCGCGCCCGATCGAGCCCGACCCTGTTTACGGGTCGCGGCTTGTGCAGCAGCTCATCAACAAGGTGATGCGCGACGGCAAGAAGTCGCTCGCCGAGCGCATCGTCTACCGCGCGCTCGAGCTCGCAGCTGAGCGCTCCGGCCAAGAGCCGGTCGAGGCGCTCGAGCGGGCGATAAAAGAGCTGACACCTGTGCTCGAGGTGCGCTCGCGCCGTGTCGGCGGGGCCACTTATCAGGTGCCGGTCGAGGTTCCGCCGCGGCGTGCGCGCACGCTCGCTGTGCGTTGGCTCGTCCAGTTCGCGCGCCAACGGCGCGAGAAGTCGATGATCGAGCGTCTCGCCAACGAGATCCTCGACGCCCAGCAGCAGCAGGGCGGCGCCTACAAGCGCAAGGACGACATCTTCCGCATGGCGCAGGCCAACAAGGCCTTCGCCCACTACCGCTGGTAG